A genomic stretch from Oryzias melastigma strain HK-1 unplaced genomic scaffold, ASM292280v2 sc00985, whole genome shotgun sequence includes:
- the LOC112138239 gene encoding osteocalcin 2 codes for MKTLALLALCALLSVCRSMSVLEPEVIVDPEVVVDPAADTAAEATPAAPDTSSSQSNSASSSESDSASDSAASDSNSSSDSSASESTESSAASSESSSASSSESSSASSSESSSAASSESSSAESSESSESDSSAASQSSESDSAASASSSSSSSSESASAEAASDSQVVMKRDLAAVLLRRRRAASGGTLTPLQMESLSEVCELNVACDEMAETEGIVAAYTAYYGQVPF; via the exons ATGAAGACCCTGGCTCTCCTCGCCCTCTGTGCCCTTCTGTCAGTGTGCCGGTCCATGTCGG TTTTGGAACCCGAGGTTATTGTAGATCCCGAGGTTGTTGTGGATCCCGCTGCAGACACGGCTGCTGAGGCAACACCTGCTGCTCCTGATACATCCTCCTCACAGTCCAATTCAGCCTCATCCTCCGAGTCCGACTCGGCTTCCGACTCCGCCGCCTCTGATTCCAACTCAAGCTCAGACTCATCAGCTTCCGAATCCACAGAGTCCTCAGCTGCATCCTCTGAGTCTTCCTCAGCTTCATCCTCCGAGTCTTCCTCAGCTTCATCCTCCGAGTCTTCCTCAGCTGCATCCTCCGAGTCCTCCTCAGCGGAATCGTCTGAGTCCTCTGAGTCCGACTCCTCAGCAGCGTCTCAGTCCTCAGAATCTGACTCAGCTGCCTCTgcctcatcttcatcatcttcctcgTCAGAGTCCGCCAGTGCTGAAG CCGCATCAGATTCCCAAGTGGTTATGAAGAGAGACCTGGCTGCTGTTCTCCTGAGGAGAAGAAGAGCCGCTTCAGGAGGAACCCTAACCCCTCTGCAGATGGAAAG CCTAAGTGAAGTGTGTGAACTGAATGTCGCCTGCGATGAAATGGCTGAAACTGAAGGCATCGTGGCGGCATACA